The Methanobacteriaceae archaeon DNA window TAAAACTTTATTAATAGCCAATGCCGATGAGCTGGTTCGGCGGCCACGAGATATAGCAGAAATAATATCAGATTTAAGAGAATCTATCAGCCCCAATACAACCCTGTGTTTCCCATTTGCCGAGGCCTCTTTCATACCTATAATTTCATATATGGGGATAGACCTATTTTCAGATGCCATTTGTGAATTTTACAGCTATCTGAATATTATGATGACTCCTGGAAGTTCATATAACCTTGAAAAATACCAGATTTACCAGTTAGAGCAAGATGAACTTTTTGAATATAATAAAAGAACCTTGGATTTAGTAACTAGAGAAGTAAGGGAAAATATAAAAAATGGGACCCTTAGAAATCTGGTTGAGTCTTTATCTTGTTCTTGCCCACAGAACATGTCCCTTTTAAGAATGCTAGATAAAAATCATGCTGATTTTTTGGAAAAGTACACTCCACTTTACTAAAATAAAATTTAATTAACAAAACAAAATCAAACAAATAATTCAAACATTTTATTTAATTTTATTTGTTTAAAATTTCCATTCTTATTTTTAAAAATTAAGATTATATTATTTTTTTGAAATTAAATTAGATAAATTAATGAAAATTAAAAATAAAATATGAAAAAAATTAATTAATGAATTTGTATCAAAAAAGAGAAAAAAATCGATTTTATTTTTTAGAAGCTAAAACCACATAATGATAAGGCCCCGTTTGCTTAACTTCTTTTTCCATAAAGCCATATTTTTTAATATTATCTACAACATCTTGTGGTTCCAGACGAACATCCATTGGTGGGCCAGGCATTCCTTCTTCTTTAATGAATTCCACGATAGCTAAAACTCCATCGTCTTTTAAAACTCGATTGATTTCTTTCATGGTACTATCTAATTCAGCATTACCCACTATCCCATGGAAAACATTGGCGGTGAGATATAGATCTATTGATTTATTTGCGACAGGAATGCTGGAAGTTATGTCTGCTAGAATCGGATTTACATTTTTTAAATCTTTTTCTTCAATTTTCTGGCGAAGAATATCCATTGATGGTTTGTGAACATCAGCAGCATAGACTTCACCATTTTCACCTACAATTTCTGATGCTTCTAGTGAAATAAACCCATCCCCACTGCCAGCATCCAAAATTATATCGCCTGATTTTAAACCTACATTTTTTAAAACTTCCGAAGCACTTAGAATTTCACTACTTGATTTTCCACCATGCTTGTGTATTTTTTTATCATCAGCCACTTTATTGTCCCCTATAATTCATTTTTATTGATTTTTTGCCAGTAATCCAAAAATTCAATTAAATTTAATTAATAGAAATATTGAATTATTTTTCAGCTTGTAGTCTCATTTTAGAGAATAGCACCACACCAATGACAAACAATATCACGGTAAGAACAACCATCCAAGCCACTTGATAGGAAATATCATTCCAGTTCCCACCATATATAAGAATTCTCCTCAATGCTAAAAGTGTGTGTCTCCATGGTAGTAGATCATATATTTCAACCGTGTTTCCCATGAAATTACCCATGACCACTTGAGGGAGCTGGAAAAATGCACCAGATAAAAAAGATACGGGTACCGTTACTAATGTACCTAAATTAGTAGCTTGACGGTCATTTTGAGCAAAAGATGCAATTATCATTCCTAAAGCCACAGAAGCGACCCCTCCAATAATGGCCACAATCATGGCTAAAATTATGGAGTTTGTACCACCTTGCCAATGAAAACCAATGGCTATGGCTACTCCCAGGAGTATCAAGATTTGTAATGCAGCAATTAAAGACCAAGGTATTAAACCTCCGAATAAAAGGTCAAATGACCTCATTTTAGATAATTTTAGTCTTTTTAATGTTCCAGACTCTACCTCCCGAGTTAAACCCGAAGCTACCGTAGTGGCCAGTAAAAGTATGGCAAAAACCATCATTCCAGGAGCTAAAAAGTCAAAGGTGGTAAATGAGCTAGTTCCTGAAGCAGATTCCACATCAGTTTTTATATATTCAATCTGCGATGAAGAAGAACCTGAAACACTTTTTTTCACATTATTAACTACTTGATCCTGATAATTTCCAATAATCCCTACCAAAATGGCTTGAGACACACCAAAGCTGACCGAACTACTGTCGCCTCTGATAATTAATTTAGCAGTGACATTTGAATTAGATGAAGTAGAACCTGAAGAAACACTACTAGAACTGCTTGAGAGGGCATTTTGATTAATATTCGAACTTAATAAATTAACCATGGCTTGAGAAAAGTTTTTAGGTATAATAAGTAAAGCATCAGCATTACTATTTTTAATTATGTTATTGGCATTGTTTTCAGTTGTTTTAGTAACATTAAAGATATGGGTTTCACTATCCTCGTACTTGGTATCCTTTAGCACCGTGGTAAGATTATTACCAAAGTTTATTTTTGCATTAGTGGTTGGAAATACCGCTCCTTGATCATAATTCACAATAGCCAAATTATGAGTCTCATTTTCCTGGCCCATTCCACCAAAAGCAAATCCAAATATTAACATGAAAAACAAAGGAAACCCCAATATCAAGAAAAGGCCCTTTCGATCCCTTAAAAGTTCTTTAGAATCTTTTATAGCAATACTTAAAAATTTAATCATTCTCGCAGCCCCGTTCCAGTTAATTCAATGAATACGTCTTCTAAAGTGTTTTGTCGAACTGATAAATCTTCAATTGAAATTTTTTCATCTTCCAAAATTTTCATAATAGCTGGAAGTTTAGAAACTGCATTTAAAGCCCGAACATCCAATTTATTATTAATTTCTATGACTGATTCTATTTCTTCCATTTCTTTCAAAATATTTAGGGCGCCATTATTCTCTTCAGGATTAGATAAAAGAATTTCCACAACATCCCCTTCACCAATATCTTTTTTTAGATTTTCAGGAGTATCCAGTCTCAATAGTTTACCATGGTCAATAATGGCAATGCGGTCACTTAATTTGTCAGCTTCATCCATTAAATGAGTGGTTAAAATTACAGTTTTGCCTTCATCATCCCTTAAAGAATTAATAAAGTTCCACAAAACTCTCCTTGATTGGGGATCCAAACCTTCAGAGGGTTCATCTAGAACTACTATCTCCGGAGAGTGTATTAATGCTAAAGCTAAATTTAAACGCCGTTTCATCCCCCCAGAAAGGTTTATCACTAGAGTATTAGCATTCTCATCTAAGAAAAGATCTTCCAATAATTTCTGAGCCCTCTCTTTTAAAATAGCACCTGGAACCTCATACATGTCTCCCATGAGTTTAAGGCTTTCCAGGCAAGTTAAATGTTCCCAAAGAACCAGTTCTTGAGGACATATTCCAATCATACCCTTGTCAATTTTTTCAATTTTAACACCATCAATTAATATCTGGCCACTGGTTGGTTTAAGCAGTCCCACCATCATACTAATGGATGTGGTTTTTCCAGCCCCATTTGGCCCTAAAAAGCCAAATACTTCACCTTTTTTTATTTGAAGATTCAAACCATCCACTGCTTTGAATCCATCATACTCCTTGGTGATTTCCTGGGCATCTATAATATAATCGTTCATAAAATTTCCCCTTAATCAATTTCTTATTCTTGATATTAATGAAATTCATTGTTTTTGATAATATGAAATTAATGTTACCATATTTAATAATTAGTTACAATATCCTTCAGAGCAATTAATTACAATATACTCTCACAATATCTCCTCAGGAGCACCGGCCATGGCCACCAGATATTCGGCTTCCATAAAATGCATTTTAGAAGGAATTATCAAACAATGCAATGGGCCTCCAAAGTCTTCCTTAATTAAATTTTTTATTTTATCTGCCCTCACCAGAGGCTGTAGAGAACCCGCGCGGACAATAGCTACGGCCAAAGTATCCTCCGACAATACACCTTCTTGCCTATCATTTTCCACTTTCATAAGGTATTCTAGACCTTGATTAACAGTCATGTATCTGTTTTCATGGGCCCTGATGTCCAATAATACCAAAG harbors:
- a CDS encoding ATP-binding cassette domain-containing protein, which translates into the protein MNDYIIDAQEITKEYDGFKAVDGLNLQIKKGEVFGFLGPNGAGKTTSISMMVGLLKPTSGQILIDGVKIEKIDKGMIGICPQELVLWEHLTCLESLKLMGDMYEVPGAILKERAQKLLEDLFLDENANTLVINLSGGMKRRLNLALALIHSPEIVVLDEPSEGLDPQSRRVLWNFINSLRDDEGKTVILTTHLMDEADKLSDRIAIIDHGKLLRLDTPENLKKDIGEGDVVEILLSNPEENNGALNILKEMEEIESVIEINNKLDVRALNAVSKLPAIMKILEDEKISIEDLSVRQNTLEDVFIELTGTGLRE
- a CDS encoding archaeosine tRNA-ribosyltransferase, whose product is MAKNKNIEIKGHDGPARMGEIGELKTPTIINAKTMEICPDEPMAYDVPLSLAEWSVEKTIEKAAEYKDDDKSIENAFAVVHGAKYSDLRIECAQKLEEMGYKTLLIANADELVRRPRDIAEIISDLRESISPNTTLCFPFAEASFIPIISYMGIDLFSDAICEFYSYLNIMMTPGSSYNLEKYQIYQLEQDELFEYNKRTLDLVTREVRENIKNGTLRNLVESLSCSCPQNMSLLRMLDKNHADFLEKYTPLY
- a CDS encoding ABC transporter permease produces the protein MIKFLSIAIKDSKELLRDRKGLFLILGFPLFFMLIFGFAFGGMGQENETHNLAIVNYDQGAVFPTTNAKINFGNNLTTVLKDTKYEDSETHIFNVTKTTENNANNIIKNSNADALLIIPKNFSQAMVNLLSSNINQNALSSSSSSVSSGSTSSNSNVTAKLIIRGDSSSVSFGVSQAILVGIIGNYQDQVVNNVKKSVSGSSSSQIEYIKTDVESASGTSSFTTFDFLAPGMMVFAILLLATTVASGLTREVESGTLKRLKLSKMRSFDLLFGGLIPWSLIAALQILILLGVAIAIGFHWQGGTNSIILAMIVAIIGGVASVALGMIIASFAQNDRQATNLGTLVTVPVSFLSGAFFQLPQVVMGNFMGNTVEIYDLLPWRHTLLALRRILIYGGNWNDISYQVAWMVVLTVILFVIGVVLFSKMRLQAEK
- a CDS encoding class I SAM-dependent methyltransferase, with translation MADDKKIHKHGGKSSSEILSASEVLKNVGLKSGDIILDAGSGDGFISLEASEIVGENGEVYAADVHKPSMDILRQKIEEKDLKNVNPILADITSSIPVANKSIDLYLTANVFHGIVGNAELDSTMKEINRVLKDDGVLAIVEFIKEEGMPGPPMDVRLEPQDVVDNIKKYGFMEKEVKQTGPYHYVVLASKK